The Filimonas lacunae genomic sequence ATCTGGTAAGTATTCATTTTATAGCAGACAATACTGCCATGGAAGCCTTTTACAACACGGATGGTGAACAAATAGCCATCAGCAAAGTAATCAGCTATCAGGCGCTGCCTTTAAAAGCGATCAACGCCTTACAGCGTAAATTCAGCCACTACACCACTACCGAAGTTATTGAAATGGACCATAGCACCGAAGGCGTATTCTATTATGTATCGCTGGTGAACAACAACCAGAAAGTGATTGCACAGGTAAGCCTGGAAGGCGCTGTGAGCATATTCAAAAAATAAGCATACAACAACTGAATTATCTCTTCAATAGTCTTCCTAATGGAAGGCTATTGTCATTTATAGCAGGTACAACATACCTCCCTGGAAAAATACCTTACAAAATTTTGCGTAGCCAAATAACTACACATATATTTGTAGCCAAATAGCTACACAATGAATTTACGACGCGACGTATTCCAGGCAATTGCCGATCCTACACGCAGGGCTATTATTATGTTGATAGCTTCGCAGGCTATGACTGCGGGTGCTATCGCTGCCAACTTCGACACAGCCCGGCCCACTATTTCTAAACATTTGCAAATACTAACCGAGTGCGAACTGCTGGAACCGGAACAAAATGGAAGAGAAATCTATTATCATTTAAACGCCACTAAAATGAAAGAGATAGCTGATTTTATTGAACCCTTCCGTCAAACCTGGGACGACCGGTTTAACAAACTGGAATCGATTATGAAAAACTATAAAAAAAAATAATATGGAAAGGAAAACACAAGTGCATGCCGAAGAAAGCAAACAGGAGCTAATCATTACCCGTGAATTTGACCTCCCCGTAGACCTGTTGTTTAAAGCCTATGAAGATGCTGAAATTGTTGCGCAATGGATGGGCACCAACGTATTGCAGCTGGAAAACAAAAAGCATGGCAGCTGGCGCTTTGAAACCACGTACGATGGCAAAGTGGTGTTTAGCGCCAATGGTGTCATACTCGACTTTGTGCCTAACCAAAAAATTACCCGCACCTTTGAAATGGAAAACAGTACTTTTCCGGCGCAGCTGGAGTTTTTTGAATTTGAAAAATTAACAGATGATACCAGCAAATTAACCATGCACATCATCTTTAAATCCATCGCATTCAGAAACCAGTTACTGCAAATGCCATTTGCGCAGGGACTTAACATGGCGCACGACCGCTTGCAACAAGTAGCTCATCAACTGAAATAATCTGTAGTCATATGAAACAGAATAGCCATCCTAAAGTAGAGCAGTTTTTATATAAGGCCACACAGTGGAAAGAAGAGATGACCTTATTAAGAGACATTGTGCTGGAAAACAAAGAGCTGACCGAAGATTATAAGTGGATGCACCCGTGCTATACCCTGGAAGATAAAAACGTGGTGCTGATACACGGGTTTAAAGAGTATTGCGCTTTACTGTTTCATAAAGGCGCTTTATTAAAAGACCCGGAAGGCCTGCTTATCCAGCAAACAGAGAATGTTCAAAGTGCACGCCAGCTACGTTTTACCACTCTGGCACAGATAAAAAAGCAACGGTCTGTTATTAAAGATTACATCAAAGAAGCCGTAGCCATTGAAAAAGCAGGCCTGAAAGTAACATTAAAGGAAACTGCTGAATACGAAGTACCGGAAGAGTTTCAGGAAAAACTGGATAACGATGCTGCCTTACAAAAAGCTTTTCAATCGC encodes the following:
- a CDS encoding ArsR/SmtB family transcription factor, whose protein sequence is MNLRRDVFQAIADPTRRAIIMLIASQAMTAGAIAANFDTARPTISKHLQILTECELLEPEQNGREIYYHLNATKMKEIADFIEPFRQTWDDRFNKLESIMKNYKKK
- a CDS encoding SRPBCC family protein, which codes for MERKTQVHAEESKQELIITREFDLPVDLLFKAYEDAEIVAQWMGTNVLQLENKKHGSWRFETTYDGKVVFSANGVILDFVPNQKITRTFEMENSTFPAQLEFFEFEKLTDDTSKLTMHIIFKSIAFRNQLLQMPFAQGLNMAHDRLQQVAHQLK
- a CDS encoding YdeI/OmpD-associated family protein, whose product is MKQNSHPKVEQFLYKATQWKEEMTLLRDIVLENKELTEDYKWMHPCYTLEDKNVVLIHGFKEYCALLFHKGALLKDPEGLLIQQTENVQSARQLRFTTLAQIKKQRSVIKDYIKEAVAIEKAGLKVTLKETAEYEVPEEFQEKLDNDAALQKAFQSLTPGRQRGYLYYFSQAKQSTTRASRIEKYLPKIMEGKGMDD